One segment of Nakamurella flava DNA contains the following:
- a CDS encoding alpha/beta fold hydrolase, whose amino-acid sequence MDAERGRPFRQYRTQDVDVPGGQLRVGIWEPAADGSGSAGDRSAPPPTALCVHGITSSHLAWTVVADQLPGWRIVAPDLRGRGRSANLPGPYGLARHADDVRAVAAAVIASPASAVLVGHSMGGFVAVALLGTGAGSADPWPGGLVLVDGGLPLPTPPGASGGEEAIRATLGPTADRLRRTFPDRAAYRDFWAAHPALSGPWPDGLAEYFDYDLRAVDPQDPAAGWRPVTDEAAMLADGVEIAEPGGGPALRAGLAALTARWGRAAGDGVVLLRAPRDLLDRPGGMYPPDWAAAHAAAVRGLTVRDVPDTNHYSLLLGGPGAAEVAAAIRAAVPGRGAQATTTAPGDGA is encoded by the coding sequence ATGGACGCAGAGCGCGGTCGACCTTTCCGTCAATACCGCACGCAGGACGTCGACGTCCCGGGTGGGCAGCTGCGGGTCGGCATCTGGGAACCGGCGGCCGACGGGTCCGGGAGCGCCGGTGACCGTTCCGCGCCGCCGCCCACGGCCTTGTGCGTGCACGGCATCACCTCGTCCCACCTGGCCTGGACGGTCGTCGCCGACCAGCTGCCGGGCTGGCGGATCGTCGCACCCGACCTGCGGGGCCGGGGCCGGTCGGCGAACCTGCCCGGGCCCTACGGCCTGGCCAGGCACGCCGACGACGTGCGGGCGGTGGCAGCGGCCGTCATCGCCTCGCCGGCGTCGGCGGTGCTGGTCGGGCACTCGATGGGCGGGTTCGTCGCGGTCGCCCTGCTCGGGACCGGCGCCGGGTCGGCCGATCCCTGGCCGGGTGGTCTGGTCCTGGTCGACGGCGGTCTGCCGCTGCCCACCCCGCCGGGGGCCAGCGGGGGGGAGGAGGCGATCCGCGCCACTCTCGGTCCGACGGCCGACCGGCTGCGCCGCACCTTCCCCGACCGCGCGGCCTACCGGGACTTCTGGGCCGCGCACCCGGCCCTGTCCGGGCCCTGGCCGGACGGACTGGCCGAGTACTTCGACTACGACCTGCGGGCGGTCGACCCGCAGGATCCCGCCGCCGGCTGGCGGCCGGTGACCGACGAGGCGGCGATGCTGGCCGACGGGGTGGAGATCGCCGAACCGGGTGGTGGTCCGGCACTGCGGGCCGGGCTGGCGGCACTGACCGCCCGGTGGGGCCGCGCCGCCGGCGACGGGGTGGTGCTGCTGCGGGCGCCCCGGGATCTGCTGGACCGGCCGGGCGGGATGTACCCGCCGGACTGGGCGGCCGCGCACGCCGCCGCGGTGCGGGGACTGACCGTGCGGGACGTGCCCGACACCAACCACTACAGCCTGCTGCTGGGTGGGCCCGGGGCGGCGGAGGTGGCGGCGGCGATCCGAGCGGCCGTACCGGGACGGGGCGCGCAGGCGACCACGACCGCGCCGGGGGACGGTGCTTGA
- a CDS encoding hemolysin family protein, which translates to MSNPLVLTAVTALIIALSAFFVAIEFALLAAKRHRLEDAAATSRSARAALRSSAELTVVLAGSQLGITACTLALGAVTKPAVHDGLIPLLAGTGLPTVVADVAAFVLALIVVTFLHLVVGEMAPKSWAIAHPERSAILLAVPMRAFMTVFRPILLALNGMANWCLRRIGIEPVDEAHVGHDPQGLRQLVEHSARVGVLAVEESERLAGALELQSMVLGDLVRTGSRPTAVPADASVQDVRDAAVRSGHLRILVEDRSTAPDGVGYAGVVHVRDTLADPADAPIAPHVREVFTLAADTPVSRGLETMRQTRHQLALVTDDQGRARGVITLPDLLRTLFPDHGKRPRAAQRPSDAGQSVPTSA; encoded by the coding sequence ATGAGCAATCCCCTGGTCCTGACCGCGGTCACCGCGCTGATCATCGCGCTCAGTGCCTTTTTCGTGGCCATCGAGTTCGCCCTGCTGGCCGCCAAGCGGCACCGCCTGGAGGACGCCGCCGCCACCAGCCGATCGGCCCGGGCGGCCCTGCGCAGCTCCGCCGAACTCACCGTCGTCCTGGCCGGTTCCCAGCTCGGCATCACGGCCTGCACCCTGGCCCTGGGCGCCGTCACCAAGCCCGCCGTGCACGACGGGCTGATCCCGCTGCTGGCCGGTACGGGTCTGCCCACGGTGGTCGCGGACGTCGCCGCGTTCGTCCTGGCGCTGATCGTCGTGACGTTCCTGCACCTGGTGGTCGGCGAGATGGCCCCGAAGTCGTGGGCGATCGCCCATCCGGAGCGGTCGGCGATCCTGCTGGCCGTGCCGATGCGGGCGTTCATGACGGTCTTCCGGCCAATCCTGCTGGCCCTGAACGGGATGGCCAACTGGTGCCTGCGCCGGATCGGCATCGAACCGGTCGACGAGGCGCACGTGGGCCACGACCCGCAGGGCCTGCGGCAACTCGTGGAACACTCCGCGCGGGTGGGCGTGCTGGCCGTCGAGGAGTCCGAGCGGCTGGCCGGTGCCCTGGAGCTGCAGTCGATGGTGCTCGGCGACCTGGTTCGCACGGGGTCGCGGCCCACCGCGGTGCCCGCGGATGCGTCGGTGCAGGACGTCCGGGACGCCGCGGTCCGCAGTGGCCACCTGCGCATCCTGGTCGAGGACCGCTCGACCGCACCGGACGGCGTGGGCTACGCCGGGGTGGTGCACGTCCGGGACACCCTGGCCGACCCCGCGGACGCTCCGATCGCCCCCCACGTCCGGGAGGTCTTCACGCTGGCCGCCGACACCCCGGTCTCCCGAGGACTGGAGACGATGCGGCAGACCCGTCACCAGCTCGCGCTGGTCACCGACGACCAGGGCCGGGCGCGCGGCGTCATCACCCTGCCCGATCTGCTGCGCACCCTGTTCCCGGACCACGGCAAGCGGCCCCGGGCCGCGCAGCGTCCCTCGGATGCCGGGCAGTCGGTGCCCACCTCCGCTTGA
- a CDS encoding ATP-grasp domain-containing protein — MNPHSPTEPTTVLVTGAGGAAGIAIIRSLLARGGVRVIAADMDRLASGLYLVPAADRVLVPAGLAPDFASAVHHWCEHFGVQVVFPTVDVELPVLAARRVEFERRGTRLASPSLATLDVCLDKWALARRCQGVLPVPRTQTLSPAAAVGRTFPVIVKPRRGAGSRGIELVESAADLIALGTDDDRLVQDYLPGDEYSVDVLAGLDGSVIAAVPRSRLRVDSGISVAGATFHDDELEAAARAVARAIDLTTVANVQLRRDADGRAALLEVNPRFPGAMPLTVAAGVDMPSLTLDLVLGRPVPAALDFQELAVVRHLDEVFVTNAEIAAVDDAPPGRTGQRVGAVHPDPVSPAAEVPAGSTAGR; from the coding sequence ATGAACCCCCACTCCCCGACCGAGCCCACCACCGTGCTGGTCACCGGAGCCGGCGGTGCCGCCGGCATCGCGATCATCCGCTCACTGCTGGCCCGGGGCGGTGTCCGGGTCATCGCCGCCGACATGGACCGGCTGGCCAGCGGCCTCTACCTGGTGCCGGCGGCCGACCGCGTCCTGGTCCCCGCGGGCCTGGCCCCGGACTTCGCGTCGGCGGTCCACCACTGGTGCGAGCACTTCGGCGTGCAGGTGGTCTTCCCGACGGTCGACGTCGAGCTGCCGGTGCTGGCCGCGCGCCGCGTCGAGTTCGAGCGGCGGGGGACGCGGCTGGCCTCGCCCTCCCTGGCCACCCTCGACGTGTGCCTGGACAAGTGGGCGCTGGCGCGTCGATGCCAGGGCGTGCTGCCGGTCCCCCGCACGCAGACGCTGTCGCCGGCCGCTGCCGTCGGCCGTACCTTCCCGGTGATCGTCAAGCCGCGGCGGGGCGCCGGGTCGCGCGGTATCGAGCTGGTCGAGTCGGCCGCGGATCTGATCGCGCTGGGCACCGACGACGACCGTCTGGTCCAGGACTACCTGCCCGGCGACGAGTACTCGGTCGATGTGCTGGCCGGTCTCGACGGCAGCGTCATCGCCGCCGTCCCCCGGTCCCGGCTCCGGGTGGACAGCGGTATCTCGGTGGCCGGGGCCACCTTCCACGACGACGAACTGGAGGCCGCAGCCCGGGCGGTGGCCCGGGCCATCGACCTGACCACGGTGGCCAACGTGCAGCTGCGCCGGGACGCCGACGGGCGCGCGGCCCTGCTGGAGGTCAACCCGCGCTTCCCGGGAGCCATGCCGCTGACGGTGGCCGCCGGCGTCGACATGCCATCCCTCACATTGGATCTCGTGCTCGGCCGACCGGTCCCGGCGGCCCTGGACTTCCAGGAACTGGCCGTCGTCCGGCATCTGGACGAAGTGTTCGTGACCAACGCCGAGATCGCGGCGGTCGACGACGCACCCCCGGGACGGACCGGTCAACGGGTCGGCGCCGTCCATCCCGACCCGGTCTCCCCTGCCGCGGAGGTCCCGGCCGGCAGCACGGCCGGCCGGTGA
- a CDS encoding glycosyltransferase — MVIIGAIPVVVGLYQFALVPFHVWRNHNKHAAPYFPRVAVIVPAWNEGAVVGTSIDRLVRLEYPADRLRVYVVDDASTDDTPDVVRERGRRYPGRVVHLRREKGGEGKAHTLNHGIRILLDEGWAQAVLIMDADVIYQPDSLRKMTRHLADPEVGAVTAFIAEGSPRPAYLTRYVGYEYVAAQAAARRAQNVLGVLACLAGGAQLHSRENLEAIGGRIDTTTLAEDTVSTFLTQLGGRKVVFEPYAVVLAEEPEAVGALWKQRLRWARGNVQVTRRFRHLWFRPWKHRLLGGFSFGLIWFSVFLLPLCMLLSSVGLIGLWLIDSGLAARLFAVIWLLAAGTYLFITAMTLQIDPRSGRRTWREAVAFPGLISLLVMLTAFVPNLMTDLLPDIGETIFVLFTYAWLTLCMPAAWLAKWAENVRVGRLEVGRWLAPTLVYLIGYGPLLCAITFDAYVKEFKGAANVWDKTEKTGRVMS; from the coding sequence ATGGTGATCATCGGCGCCATCCCGGTGGTCGTCGGTCTCTACCAGTTCGCCCTCGTCCCGTTCCACGTCTGGCGCAACCACAACAAGCACGCCGCCCCGTACTTCCCGCGCGTCGCGGTGATCGTGCCGGCCTGGAACGAGGGTGCCGTGGTCGGCACCTCGATCGACCGGCTGGTGCGGCTCGAGTACCCGGCGGACCGGTTGCGGGTCTACGTCGTCGACGACGCCAGCACCGATGACACTCCGGACGTGGTGCGGGAACGCGGACGCCGTTATCCCGGGCGGGTGGTGCACCTGCGGCGGGAAAAGGGCGGCGAAGGCAAGGCCCACACCCTCAACCACGGCATCCGCATCCTGCTCGACGAGGGCTGGGCCCAGGCAGTGCTGATCATGGACGCCGACGTGATCTACCAACCCGACTCCCTGCGCAAGATGACCCGGCACCTGGCCGATCCCGAGGTGGGAGCGGTGACCGCGTTCATCGCCGAAGGGTCGCCCCGGCCCGCGTACCTGACGCGCTACGTGGGCTACGAGTACGTCGCCGCGCAGGCCGCGGCCCGGCGGGCGCAGAACGTGCTGGGGGTGCTGGCCTGTCTGGCCGGTGGCGCCCAGTTGCACTCCCGGGAGAACCTCGAGGCCATCGGCGGGCGCATCGACACCACCACGCTGGCCGAGGACACCGTCTCGACGTTCCTCACCCAGCTGGGCGGGCGCAAGGTGGTCTTCGAGCCGTACGCGGTGGTGCTGGCCGAGGAGCCGGAAGCGGTCGGGGCGCTGTGGAAGCAGCGACTGCGCTGGGCGCGCGGGAACGTCCAGGTCACCCGGCGGTTCCGGCACCTGTGGTTCCGGCCGTGGAAACACCGCCTGCTGGGCGGGTTCTCGTTCGGGCTGATCTGGTTCTCGGTGTTCCTGCTGCCGCTGTGCATGCTGCTGTCGTCGGTCGGTCTGATCGGCCTGTGGCTCATCGACAGCGGGCTGGCCGCGCGGCTGTTCGCCGTGATCTGGTTGCTGGCCGCCGGCACCTACCTGTTCATCACCGCGATGACCCTGCAGATCGACCCGCGGTCGGGGCGCCGCACCTGGCGGGAGGCCGTCGCGTTCCCCGGCCTGATCTCGTTGCTGGTCATGCTGACCGCGTTTGTCCCGAACCTGATGACGGACCTGCTGCCGGACATCGGCGAGACGATCTTCGTCCTGTTCACCTACGCGTGGCTGACCCTGTGCATGCCGGCCGCGTGGCTCGCCAAGTGGGCCGAGAACGTCCGGGTCGGCCGACTCGAGGTCGGTCGATGGCTGGCCCCGACGCTGGTGTACCTGATCGGTTACGGCCCGCTGCTCTGCGCGATCACCTTCGACGCCTACGTCAAGGAGTTCAAGGGCGCGGCGAACGTGTGGGACAAGACCGAGAAGACCGGGCGGGTGATGTCGTGA
- the rplJ gene encoding 50S ribosomal protein L10: MAKSDKAATVAEISDRFRSANAAVVTEYRGLTMSQLTELRRSLGKDTSYTVAKNTLVKRAAAEAGVTGLDDLFAGPTAVAFIDGEPVDAAKALRDFAKAHPLLVIKGGVLDGKALAPAEVTKLADLESREVLLAKLAGAMLGTLTKAAVVLNALPTKTAQLAAALQEKKAAGSDAAGATDLGVTESVEAASESSEETASA, from the coding sequence ATGGCCAAGTCCGACAAGGCCGCCACGGTCGCCGAGATCTCGGACCGGTTCCGCTCGGCCAACGCCGCAGTGGTCACCGAGTACCGCGGTCTCACGATGTCGCAGCTGACCGAGCTGCGACGGTCGCTGGGCAAGGACACGTCGTACACGGTCGCCAAGAACACCCTGGTCAAGCGGGCTGCCGCCGAGGCCGGGGTCACCGGTCTGGACGACCTGTTCGCCGGCCCGACCGCCGTGGCGTTCATCGACGGCGAGCCCGTCGATGCCGCGAAGGCGCTCCGCGACTTCGCCAAGGCGCACCCGCTCCTGGTGATCAAGGGTGGTGTCCTGGACGGTAAGGCCCTGGCGCCGGCCGAGGTCACCAAGCTGGCCGACCTGGAGTCGCGCGAGGTGCTGCTGGCCAAGCTGGCCGGTGCCATGCTCGGCACGCTCACCAAGGCCGCCGTGGTCCTCAACGCGCTGCCCACCAAGACCGCTCAGCTGGCGGCCGCGTTGCAGGAGAAGAAGGCCGCCGGCAGCGACGCTGCGGGCGCGACCGATCTGGGAGTGACGGAGTCGGTGGAAGCCGCGTCCGAGAGCTCCGAGGAGACGGCTTCGGCCTGA
- a CDS encoding PHP domain-containing protein, which translates to MTTPTVTDRSGAGGNDGPLRWAGPAGDHHVHSSFSDDAVSTLAENVAAAEAVGLTAIRLVEHIRESSTWMPDYLVAMAALRSTSGLARLDEDDPGGGQRDTDHGGPLRVGTGVETKIMDVTGRLDLPPDLPRGPDGFGRILIADHQFPGPDGPWSPQRVLAERAAGLRSEDVMDTLVSAMIRATARVTGGQLAHPFSLLPKIGLSEADLRDDHLRALASACAANGTVVEVNEKWACPGPRVLRTLADAGVVVVASTDSHRAAGVGRYRRILDMTGPSPPVTPAR; encoded by the coding sequence GTGACGACGCCGACCGTCACCGACCGATCGGGCGCCGGTGGCAACGACGGCCCGCTGCGGTGGGCCGGCCCGGCCGGCGACCACCACGTGCACTCCTCGTTCTCCGACGACGCCGTCAGCACGCTGGCCGAGAACGTCGCGGCCGCCGAGGCGGTCGGCCTGACTGCGATCCGTCTGGTCGAGCACATCCGGGAGTCCAGTACCTGGATGCCCGACTACCTGGTCGCCATGGCCGCCCTGCGGTCCACCTCGGGGCTGGCCCGGCTCGACGAGGACGATCCCGGTGGGGGTCAGCGCGACACCGACCACGGCGGACCGCTGCGGGTCGGCACCGGGGTCGAGACCAAGATCATGGACGTCACCGGGCGGTTGGACCTGCCGCCGGACCTGCCGCGGGGCCCGGACGGTTTCGGCCGCATCCTGATCGCCGACCACCAGTTCCCGGGCCCCGACGGGCCCTGGTCACCCCAACGGGTGCTCGCCGAACGCGCGGCGGGGTTGCGGAGCGAAGACGTCATGGACACCCTGGTGTCAGCGATGATCCGCGCGACCGCGCGCGTCACCGGGGGGCAACTGGCGCATCCGTTCTCACTCCTGCCCAAGATCGGGCTCAGCGAGGCGGACCTGCGCGACGACCACCTGCGGGCGTTGGCGTCGGCCTGCGCGGCCAACGGCACCGTGGTGGAGGTCAACGAGAAGTGGGCATGTCCGGGACCCCGGGTGCTGCGCACCCTGGCCGACGCCGGCGTGGTGGTGGTGGCCTCGACCGACAGCCACCGCGCCGCCGGCGTCGGCCGCTACCGGCGCATCCTGGACATGACCGGCCCGAGCCCGCCCGTCACACCTGCCCGCTGA
- the rplL gene encoding 50S ribosomal protein L7/L12 produces the protein MAKLTTDELLDAFKELTLIELSEFVKQFEETFGVTAAAPVAVAAAGGAAGAAPAEAVEEQDEFDVILEAAGDKKVQVIKAVRELVSGLGLKEAKDLVDGAPKAILEKATKEAAEAAKAKLEEAGAKATVK, from the coding sequence ATGGCGAAGCTGACCACCGACGAGCTGCTCGACGCGTTCAAGGAGCTCACCCTCATCGAGCTGTCCGAGTTCGTGAAGCAGTTCGAGGAGACCTTCGGCGTCACCGCGGCCGCTCCGGTCGCCGTTGCCGCCGCCGGCGGTGCCGCTGGCGCTGCCCCGGCCGAGGCCGTCGAGGAGCAGGACGAGTTCGACGTCATCCTCGAGGCTGCCGGCGACAAGAAGGTCCAGGTCATCAAGGCCGTCCGCGAGCTCGTCTCCGGGCTGGGCCTGAAGGAGGCCAAGGACCTCGTCGACGGCGCGCCGAAGGCGATCCTCGAGAAGGCCACCAAGGAGGCCGCCGAGGCCGCCAAGGCCAAGCTGGAGGAGGCTGGCGCCAAGGCCACCGTCAAGTGA
- a CDS encoding hemolysin family protein, which produces MIWPLTLLLGLLVVLAITAATAYFVAQEFAYMSVDRSSLKAAATAGDAGARRALDITRRTSFMLSGAQLGITVTGLLVGYVAEPLIGSAVGEALGGVSVPQAVGVTIGTVAALVFATFVQMLLGELVPKNLSIARPTPVAVALSTSTRIYLAVFGWLITIFDKSSNLLLRLLRIEPVHDVEYSASRRDLERVVAASAKSGDLSPELSVLLDRIIDFPERTVEHAMIPRSRTGSVSPDAPIGAIRELMHTEHSRYPVLSDDDEVVGVVHLVDLLSLSASDTRDGRPLTAADVMRPPVFVPAAMRLPDAVAHLAAGDRQLACVIDEYGGFTGVLAVEDVAEELVGEIADEHDVAESPIRQDADGAWVVRGDLPIDELERIIEQDVPDAQAEDAETVAGLALAQHGAFLQVGDTVEIALEVDPAAYAQDDTPAPPHLQITVLEVARLVPSVVRLTVRPPADPADPTGDPSEEHLTLGAEPVADLAIRTGDER; this is translated from the coding sequence ATGATCTGGCCGCTGACCCTTCTGCTGGGCCTGCTGGTGGTCCTGGCGATCACCGCCGCCACCGCCTACTTCGTGGCCCAAGAATTCGCTTACATGTCGGTCGACCGCTCCAGCCTGAAGGCCGCGGCGACCGCCGGGGACGCCGGCGCCCGGCGGGCGCTGGACATCACCCGCCGCACCTCGTTCATGTTGTCCGGCGCCCAGCTCGGCATCACCGTCACCGGTCTGCTGGTGGGCTACGTGGCCGAGCCGCTCATCGGGTCCGCCGTCGGGGAGGCCCTCGGCGGGGTCTCCGTCCCGCAGGCGGTCGGCGTGACGATCGGCACCGTCGCGGCGCTGGTGTTCGCGACGTTCGTCCAGATGCTGTTGGGCGAACTGGTCCCCAAGAACCTGTCGATCGCCCGGCCCACCCCGGTGGCCGTCGCCCTCTCGACCTCGACGCGCATCTACCTGGCCGTCTTCGGCTGGCTCATCACGATCTTCGACAAGTCGTCCAACCTGCTGCTGCGGTTGCTGCGCATCGAGCCGGTGCACGACGTGGAGTACTCCGCATCGCGCCGTGACCTCGAGCGGGTGGTGGCGGCGTCGGCCAAGTCCGGCGACCTGAGCCCGGAACTGTCGGTGCTGCTGGACCGCATCATCGACTTCCCCGAGCGGACGGTCGAACACGCCATGATCCCGCGATCGCGGACGGGCAGCGTCAGCCCGGACGCCCCGATCGGCGCGATCCGCGAGCTCATGCACACCGAGCACTCCCGCTACCCCGTGCTCAGCGACGACGACGAGGTCGTGGGCGTCGTCCACCTCGTCGACCTGCTGAGCCTGTCCGCCTCCGACACCCGCGACGGGCGCCCCCTGACCGCGGCGGACGTCATGCGCCCGCCCGTGTTCGTACCGGCGGCCATGCGACTGCCGGACGCGGTGGCCCATCTGGCCGCCGGCGACCGGCAGCTCGCCTGCGTCATCGACGAGTACGGCGGCTTCACCGGCGTGCTGGCCGTGGAGGACGTCGCCGAGGAACTCGTCGGTGAGATCGCCGACGAGCACGATGTCGCCGAGAGCCCCATCCGTCAGGACGCCGACGGCGCCTGGGTGGTCCGCGGGGACCTGCCGATCGACGAACTGGAACGGATCATCGAGCAGGACGTCCCCGACGCCCAGGCCGAGGACGCCGAGACGGTGGCCGGCCTGGCCCTGGCTCAGCACGGCGCATTCCTGCAGGTGGGCGACACCGTGGAGATAGCGCTGGAGGTCGATCCCGCGGCGTACGCGCAGGACGACACCCCGGCGCCACCACATCTGCAGATCACCGTGCTCGAGGTCGCCCGGCTGGTGCCGTCGGTCGTGCGGCTGACCGTCCGGCCCCCGGCCGATCCGGCAGACCCCACCGGCGATCCGTCGGAGGAGCACCTCACCCTGGGCGCCGAACCGGTGGCCGACCTCGCCATCCGGACGGGAGACGAGCGATGA
- a CDS encoding alpha/beta fold hydrolase, translated as MPFVTVGTEGDSPVELYYEDHGSGRPVVLIHGWPLSGRSWEHQVPALIDAGYRVITYDRRGFGRSSQPWSGYDYDTLTSDLSVLLTTLDVTDAVLVGFSMGGGEVVRYLAHSEAVGQDRVSAAVLAGAVTPYLLKTEDNPDGGIDDAWVKDFIATIAQDRPAFLADFLAAFFAAGDRSDLISGPSLEYYRQIAAFASPQGTLDCVDSWARTDFRADLEKVSVPTLVIHGDADGTVPIEVSGQRSHEAIDGSELHVVAGGPHGFPVTHADEFNRALLAFLSGQR; from the coding sequence ATGCCATTCGTCACGGTCGGCACCGAGGGCGACAGCCCGGTCGAGCTCTACTACGAGGACCACGGATCGGGGCGACCCGTCGTCCTGATCCACGGCTGGCCGCTGTCCGGCCGGTCCTGGGAGCACCAGGTCCCCGCCCTGATCGACGCCGGCTACCGGGTCATCACCTACGACCGCCGCGGTTTCGGGCGGTCCAGCCAGCCGTGGTCGGGGTACGACTACGACACGCTGACCTCCGATCTCAGCGTTCTGCTCACCACCCTGGATGTCACCGACGCCGTGCTGGTGGGCTTCTCCATGGGCGGCGGCGAGGTCGTCCGGTATCTCGCGCACAGCGAGGCCGTCGGCCAGGACCGGGTGTCCGCCGCCGTGCTCGCCGGCGCGGTGACGCCCTACCTGCTCAAGACCGAGGACAACCCGGACGGCGGCATCGACGACGCCTGGGTCAAGGACTTCATCGCGACCATCGCCCAGGACCGCCCCGCGTTCCTGGCCGACTTCCTGGCCGCGTTCTTCGCCGCCGGCGACCGGAGCGACCTGATCAGCGGCCCGTCCCTGGAGTACTACCGGCAGATCGCCGCCTTCGCCTCCCCCCAGGGCACCCTCGACTGCGTCGACTCGTGGGCGCGGACCGACTTCCGGGCCGACCTCGAGAAGGTCAGCGTGCCCACCCTGGTCATCCACGGCGACGCGGACGGCACGGTGCCGATCGAGGTCAGCGGGCAGCGATCGCACGAGGCCATCGACGGCAGTGAGCTGCACGTCGTCGCGGGCGGACCGCACGGCTTCCCCGTGACGCACGCCGACGAGTTCAACCGGGCGCTGCTGGCTTTCCTGTCGGGCCAACGCTGA
- a CDS encoding response regulator, which translates to MGDLRVLVAEDDRDLAEFARTVLSRRPGVTVMVATDGREALAAVDRGDVDVLFTDIEMPGLTGLDLVGQARRRDPGLPVVMMTAHASVDYAITALRSQVDEFLVKPVSAAQFRSCLDAMTTLRHDRDAAGARPTVLAIGAHPDDVEIGVGGLLAAHRAAGDPVVILTLSRGARGGTADDRQHESLAAAELLGARLFLEDLEDTRISAADPTVSIVERVTREIDPSIVYTHSVHDRHQDHRAVHQAVSVATRRVATLACFQSPSATVDFQPNRFVPIDGFTDTKLALLECFGSQTGIRDYLEPDFVLATARYWSRFGGGRSCEPLEVLRDTSGLISPGRSGRTTAAHEHSPTATATERMTA; encoded by the coding sequence GTGGGGGATCTCCGCGTCCTGGTGGCCGAGGACGACCGTGACCTGGCCGAGTTCGCGCGCACGGTGCTGTCGCGCCGGCCCGGCGTCACGGTCATGGTGGCCACGGACGGTCGGGAGGCCCTCGCCGCCGTGGACCGCGGGGACGTCGACGTGCTGTTCACCGACATCGAGATGCCCGGCCTGACGGGCCTTGACCTCGTCGGACAGGCTCGGCGGCGCGACCCCGGCCTACCGGTGGTGATGATGACCGCACACGCCTCGGTTGACTACGCGATCACCGCACTGCGCAGTCAGGTCGACGAATTCCTGGTCAAGCCCGTCTCGGCGGCCCAGTTCCGCTCCTGCCTGGACGCGATGACCACGCTGCGCCACGACCGCGACGCCGCCGGGGCCCGGCCGACGGTGTTGGCCATCGGCGCCCACCCGGACGACGTCGAGATCGGGGTCGGCGGGCTGCTCGCCGCGCACCGGGCGGCGGGCGACCCGGTGGTCATCCTGACGCTGTCGCGGGGGGCCCGCGGCGGCACGGCGGACGACCGCCAGCACGAATCGCTGGCCGCGGCCGAGCTGCTCGGCGCCCGCCTGTTCCTGGAGGACCTCGAGGACACCCGCATCAGCGCCGCCGACCCGACCGTGTCGATCGTCGAGCGCGTCACCCGCGAGATCGACCCGAGCATCGTCTACACGCACTCCGTCCACGATCGACACCAGGACCACCGGGCGGTCCACCAGGCGGTCTCGGTCGCGACCCGCCGGGTCGCCACCCTGGCCTGTTTCCAGAGCCCGTCGGCCACCGTCGATTTCCAGCCGAACCGGTTCGTGCCCATCGACGGGTTCACCGACACCAAGCTGGCCCTGCTCGAGTGTTTCGGCAGCCAGACCGGTATCCGCGACTACCTGGAACCAGATTTCGTGCTCGCCACCGCCCGTTACTGGAGCCGGTTCGGCGGCGGCCGGTCGTGCGAGCCTCTCGAGGTCCTGCGGGACACCAGCGGCCTCATCTCTCCGGGCCGATCCGGCCGGACCACGGCCGCGCACGAACACTCCCCCACCGCAACCGCGACCGAACGGATGACGGCATGA